In a genomic window of Enterobacter asburiae:
- the hemL gene encoding glutamate-1-semialdehyde 2,1-aminomutase, whose amino-acid sequence MSKSENLYSAARELIPGGVNSPVRAFTGVGGTPLFIERADGAYLYDVDGKAYIDYVGSWGPMVLGHNHPAIRNAVIEAAQRGLSFGAPTEMEVKMAELVTELVPTMDMVRMVNSGTEATMSAIRLARGFTGRDKIIKFEGCYHGHADCLLVKAGSGALTLGQPNSPGVPADFAKHTLTCTYNDLNTVRAAFEQYPQEIACIIVEPVAGNMNCIPPQPDFLPGLRALCDEFGALLIIDEVMTGFRVALAGAQSYYGVEPDLTCLGKIIGGGMPVGAFGGRKDVMEALAPTGPVYQAGTLSGNPIAMAAGFACLTEVAQPGIHETLTDRTTQLANGLLEAAEEAGVPLVVNHVGGMFGIFFTDAKTVTCYQDVVKCDVERFKRFFHLMLEEGVYLAPSAFEAGFMSVAHSEEDINNTIDAARKVFAKL is encoded by the coding sequence ATGAGCAAGTCTGAAAACCTCTACAGTGCAGCCCGCGAGCTTATCCCAGGTGGCGTGAACTCACCTGTTCGCGCCTTTACCGGTGTGGGCGGAACGCCGCTGTTTATTGAACGTGCTGACGGCGCGTATCTGTATGATGTCGATGGCAAAGCCTATATCGATTACGTCGGTTCCTGGGGGCCGATGGTTCTCGGACATAACCACCCTGCCATTCGTAATGCGGTCATCGAAGCCGCGCAGCGCGGCCTGAGCTTCGGTGCACCAACCGAGATGGAAGTGAAAATGGCGGAGCTGGTGACCGAACTGGTGCCTACCATGGACATGGTGCGTATGGTGAACTCCGGTACTGAAGCCACCATGAGCGCCATCCGCCTGGCGCGCGGTTTTACCGGTCGCGACAAAATCATCAAGTTCGAAGGCTGCTACCACGGCCATGCGGACTGCCTGCTGGTGAAAGCGGGCTCCGGCGCGCTGACGCTCGGCCAGCCAAACTCGCCTGGCGTACCTGCGGATTTCGCGAAGCACACCCTGACCTGCACCTACAACGATCTGAACACCGTTCGCGCGGCGTTCGAGCAGTATCCGCAGGAAATCGCCTGCATTATCGTTGAGCCGGTTGCGGGCAACATGAACTGCATCCCACCGCAGCCTGACTTCCTGCCGGGCCTGCGCGCCCTGTGCGACGAGTTCGGCGCGCTGCTGATCATCGATGAAGTCATGACCGGCTTCCGCGTGGCGCTGGCGGGTGCCCAGTCTTACTACGGCGTTGAGCCGGACCTGACCTGCCTCGGCAAAATCATCGGCGGCGGCATGCCGGTCGGTGCTTTCGGTGGTCGTAAGGACGTGATGGAGGCCCTGGCGCCAACCGGCCCGGTTTACCAGGCGGGCACGCTCTCCGGTAACCCAATTGCCATGGCTGCGGGCTTCGCCTGTCTGACCGAAGTGGCGCAGCCGGGTATTCATGAAACCCTGACGGACCGCACCACGCAGTTGGCAAACGGTCTGCTGGAAGCCGCAGAAGAAGCGGGGGTTCCGCTGGTTGTTAACCACGTCGGCGGCATGTTCGGGATTTTCTTCACCGATGCGAAAACCGTGACCTGCTACCAGGACGTGGTGAAGTGCGACGTTGAACGCTTCAAGCGCTTCTTCCACCTGATGCTGGAAGAAGGCGTGTACCTGGCACCGTCCGCGTTCGAAGCGGGCTTTATGTCCGTGGCGCACAGCGAAGAAGATATCAATAACACCATCGACGCTGCGCGTAAGGTGTTTGCGAAGTTGTAA
- the fhuD gene encoding Fe(3+)-hydroxamate ABC transporter substrate-binding protein FhuD, with protein MLDNISLSRRRLLTAMALSPLLFKMNAARAATVDPHRIVALEWLPVELMMALGVTPYGVADIPNYNLWVNEPKLPDSVIDIGLRTEPNLELLTQMKPSFLFWSAGYGPSEETMARIAPGRGFSFSDGKKPLTVAKNSINEMAHFLNREAEAKKHLDDFDALIAALKPRFANRGDRPLLMVTLLDARHMLVFGKNCLFQEVLDSFGISNAWEGEMTFWGSTAVGIDRLAAFRDVDVLCFDHGNEREMQTLMATPLWQAMPFVREKRFQRAPAVWFYGATLSAMHFARVLDNALGGKA; from the coding sequence ATGCTGGATAACATTTCCCTTAGCCGCCGTCGTCTTCTGACGGCAATGGCGCTCTCACCGCTGCTGTTTAAAATGAATGCGGCGCGCGCTGCCACCGTCGATCCGCACCGCATTGTGGCGCTGGAGTGGCTGCCGGTCGAACTGATGATGGCGCTGGGCGTCACACCGTATGGCGTGGCGGATATTCCAAACTATAACCTCTGGGTGAACGAGCCTAAGCTGCCGGACTCGGTGATCGACATCGGCCTGCGCACGGAGCCAAACCTCGAACTGCTCACTCAGATGAAACCGTCGTTCCTGTTCTGGTCTGCGGGCTACGGTCCGTCAGAAGAGACCATGGCGCGGATTGCGCCCGGGCGCGGTTTTTCCTTCAGCGACGGTAAAAAACCGCTGACCGTGGCGAAAAACTCCATTAACGAGATGGCGCATTTCCTCAACCGCGAGGCGGAGGCCAAAAAGCATCTCGATGACTTCGATGCCCTGATTGCCGCCCTGAAGCCGCGTTTTGCCAACCGGGGAGATCGCCCGCTGCTGATGGTGACGCTGCTGGATGCCCGCCATATGCTGGTCTTCGGTAAAAACTGCCTGTTCCAGGAGGTGCTGGACAGCTTCGGCATTAGCAATGCCTGGGAAGGGGAGATGACCTTCTGGGGAAGCACCGCCGTCGGTATCGATCGTCTGGCGGCGTTTCGCGATGTGGACGTGCTGTGCTTCGACCACGGCAACGAACGCGAGATGCAAACGCTGATGGCGACGCCGCTCTGGCAGGCGATGCCGTTTGTGCGCGAGAAGCGCTTCCAGCGCGCACCTGCAGTATGGTTCTACGGCGCGACGCTGTCGGCCATGCATTTTGCCCGCGTGCTGGATAACGCGCTGGGAGGCAAAGCATGA
- the fhuC gene encoding Fe3+-hydroxamate ABC transporter ATP-binding protein FhuC → MQDNKTQSDTTFTLNQLSFRVPGRTLLHPLSLTFPAGKVTGLIGHNGSGKSTLLKMLGRHQPPSEGAILLDDQPLESWSSKAFARKVAYLPQQLPQAEGMTVRELVAIGRYPWHGALGRFGVADREKVEEAIALVGLKPLAHRLVDSLSGGERQRAWIAMLVAQDSRCLLLDEPTSALDIAHQVDVLALVHRLSQQRGLTVIAVLHDINMAARYCDYLVALRGGEMIAQGTPSELMRSETLEHIYGIPMGILPHPAGAAPVSFVY, encoded by the coding sequence ATGCAGGATAATAAAACGCAATCCGACACCACCTTTACGCTCAATCAACTCTCCTTTCGCGTACCCGGGCGCACGCTGCTGCATCCGCTCTCTCTGACGTTTCCGGCCGGTAAAGTGACGGGCCTGATTGGCCACAACGGCTCCGGTAAATCCACGCTGCTCAAGATGCTGGGGCGCCATCAGCCGCCTTCAGAAGGCGCTATTCTGCTGGATGACCAGCCGCTGGAGAGCTGGAGCAGCAAAGCTTTTGCTCGCAAAGTGGCCTATCTGCCGCAGCAGTTGCCTCAGGCGGAAGGGATGACGGTGCGTGAGCTGGTGGCGATTGGGCGTTATCCGTGGCACGGTGCGCTTGGGCGCTTCGGAGTCGCCGACAGAGAAAAAGTGGAAGAGGCGATTGCTCTGGTGGGGCTAAAACCGCTGGCGCACCGTCTGGTGGACAGCCTGTCCGGCGGTGAACGTCAGCGGGCGTGGATTGCGATGCTGGTGGCGCAGGACAGCCGCTGCCTGCTGCTGGATGAACCGACCTCTGCGCTGGATATCGCCCATCAGGTGGACGTGCTGGCGCTGGTGCATCGCTTAAGTCAGCAGCGTGGCCTGACGGTGATCGCGGTCCTGCACGATATCAACATGGCGGCACGCTACTGTGACTACCTCGTCGCGCTGCGCGGCGGCGAAATGATTGCTCAGGGCACGCCGTCTGAACTGATGCGCAGCGAAACGCTGGAACATATTTACGGTATTCCGATGGGGATTTTGCCTCACCCGGCCGGGGCTGCACCGGTGAGCTTCGTATACTGA
- the fhuA gene encoding ferrichrome porin FhuA, with the protein MALSNTAQPITTSLRKVAAVVATAVAGMSTYAHAAETQKKEETITVTAAPAAQESAWGPAATIAARQSATGTKTDTPIQKVPQSISVVTAEEMALHQPRSVKEALSYTPGVAVGTRGASNTYDYLIIRGFAADGQSQNNYLDGMKMQGNFYNDAVIDPYMLERAEIMRGPVSVLYGKSSPGGLLNMVSKRPTTEPLKEIQFKVGTDSLFQTGFDFSDAIDDDGVYSYRLTGVARSNNSQQEGKGEQRYAIAPSFSWRPDEKTTFTFLSYFQNEPETGYYGWLPKEGTVDPLPNGDRLPTNFNEGAKNNTYSRNQKMVGYSFDHEFNDTFTVRQNLRYAQNKTSQNSVYGYGMCSDPLYSSNPASSPCASIPQSQWGHTLTRQYVIDNEKLENFTVDTQLQSKFATGSFDHTLLTGVDFMRMRNDIDSWFGYAGSVAPSDIYNLDRSDFDFGSHPGPSGAYQVLNKQKQTGIYAQDQIEWDKVLVTLGGRYDWANQESYNRVTNTTSERNDTQFTWRGGVNYLFDNGVTPYFSYSESFEPASQTGANGNVFAPSKGKQYEAGVKYVPNDRPIVVTGALYQLTKTNNLMADPAGSFFSVEGGEIRARGVELEAKAALSASVNVVGSYTYTDAEYTTDTNYKGNTPAQVPKHMASLWGDYTLFDGALSGLTLGTGVRYTGSSYGDPANSFKVGSYTVVDALVRYDLARVGMAGSNVALHVNNLFDREYVASCFNTYGCFWGAERQVVATATFRF; encoded by the coding sequence ATGGCGCTTTCCAATACTGCTCAGCCAATTACCACGTCGCTGCGTAAAGTCGCGGCGGTCGTAGCCACAGCGGTTGCCGGCATGTCTACTTACGCACATGCTGCCGAAACCCAGAAAAAAGAAGAAACCATTACGGTAACCGCAGCACCTGCTGCCCAGGAAAGTGCCTGGGGGCCCGCTGCGACTATCGCTGCAAGGCAATCCGCCACCGGCACGAAAACGGATACGCCAATCCAGAAGGTTCCGCAGTCTATTTCTGTGGTGACGGCCGAAGAGATGGCGCTGCACCAGCCGCGCTCGGTGAAAGAAGCCCTGAGCTACACGCCGGGCGTTGCGGTAGGTACGCGCGGTGCGTCTAATACCTATGACTATTTGATCATTCGCGGCTTCGCGGCGGATGGGCAGTCGCAGAATAACTACCTCGACGGCATGAAAATGCAGGGGAACTTCTACAACGACGCGGTAATTGACCCTTACATGCTGGAGCGCGCCGAGATCATGCGCGGTCCGGTTTCCGTTCTGTACGGCAAAAGCAGCCCTGGCGGTTTGCTGAACATGGTCAGTAAGCGCCCGACAACCGAACCGCTGAAAGAGATCCAGTTCAAGGTGGGTACGGACAGCCTGTTCCAGACCGGCTTTGATTTTAGCGATGCGATCGATGATGACGGTGTTTACTCGTACCGTCTGACGGGCGTTGCGCGTTCGAACAATTCGCAACAGGAAGGTAAAGGCGAACAGCGTTATGCCATCGCGCCATCGTTCTCCTGGCGTCCGGATGAGAAGACCACCTTCACATTCCTCTCTTACTTCCAGAACGAGCCTGAAACGGGCTACTACGGTTGGTTGCCAAAAGAGGGGACGGTTGATCCGCTGCCTAACGGCGATCGTCTGCCAACGAACTTCAACGAAGGCGCGAAGAACAACACCTATTCCCGTAACCAGAAGATGGTGGGATACAGCTTCGACCACGAATTCAACGATACCTTTACCGTGCGTCAGAACCTGCGTTATGCGCAGAATAAAACCTCGCAAAACAGCGTCTACGGCTACGGTATGTGTTCTGACCCGCTCTATTCGAGTAATCCGGCATCCAGCCCTTGCGCCAGCATTCCTCAATCGCAGTGGGGCCATACGTTGACTCGCCAGTATGTGATCGATAACGAGAAGCTGGAAAACTTCACTGTCGACACGCAGTTGCAGAGCAAGTTCGCGACGGGTTCGTTCGATCATACGCTCCTGACCGGCGTGGATTTTATGCGCATGCGTAATGACATCGATTCGTGGTTTGGTTATGCCGGTTCCGTAGCTCCCTCTGATATCTATAACCTCGATCGTAGCGATTTCGATTTCGGTTCACATCCTGGGCCGTCAGGTGCTTATCAGGTGCTGAACAAGCAAAAGCAGACCGGTATTTATGCTCAGGATCAGATCGAGTGGGATAAAGTGCTGGTAACGCTGGGTGGCCGATATGACTGGGCCAATCAAGAATCTTACAACCGCGTGACAAATACGACTTCCGAGCGTAATGACACCCAGTTCACCTGGCGTGGCGGTGTTAACTACCTGTTCGATAACGGCGTCACCCCGTACTTTAGCTACAGCGAATCGTTCGAACCGGCTTCTCAGACCGGAGCGAACGGCAACGTCTTTGCACCGTCTAAAGGCAAACAGTACGAAGCGGGCGTGAAATACGTTCCGAACGATCGTCCGATCGTTGTCACCGGCGCGTTGTACCAGCTGACCAAAACCAACAACCTGATGGCCGACCCTGCGGGTTCCTTCTTCTCCGTTGAAGGCGGCGAGATCCGCGCCCGTGGCGTAGAGCTGGAAGCGAAAGCGGCCCTGTCTGCGAGCGTGAACGTTGTCGGTTCTTATACCTACACCGATGCCGAGTACACCACGGACACCAACTACAAAGGCAACACGCCTGCTCAGGTGCCAAAACACATGGCGTCGCTGTGGGGCGATTACACGCTGTTTGATGGTGCACTGTCCGGTCTGACGCTGGGTACCGGCGTGCGTTATACGGGCTCCAGCTATGGCGATCCGGCGAACTCCTTCAAAGTAGGCAGCTACACCGTGGTGGATGCGCTGGTCAGATACGATCTTGCTCGCGTTGGCATGGCTGGCTCTAACGTTGCGCTTCACGTGAACAACCTGTTCGATCGTGAATACGTCGCCAGCTGCTTCAATACCTACGGCTGCTTCTGGGGTGCCGAACGTCAGGTTGTTGCCACCGCGACCTTCCGCTTCTAA
- the fhuB gene encoding Fe(3+)-hydroxamate ABC transporter permease FhuB, producing MSTRIARFPVLLLFLLFLVALALTGFNLSTALPRAQWGAALASPDIDNIQQMLFHYSLLPRLAISLLVGAGLGLVGVLFQQVLRNPLAEPTTLGVATGAQLGITITTLWALPGALTAQFAALAGACVVGALVFGVAWGKRLSPVTLILAGLVVSLYCGAINQLLVLFHHDQLQSMFLWSTGTLTQTDWSVVQRLWPQLAGGVVLTLLLLRPLTLMGLDDGVARNLGLALSLARLAALTLAIVLSALLVNAVGIIGFIGLFAPLLAKMLGARRLLARLLLAPLIGALILWLSDQIILWLARVWMEVSTGSATALIGAPLLLWLLPRLRSISAPAMDAGDKVYAERQSVLWFSLAGLAVLLIASFAALAFGRDAAGWHWATGDLLNELLQWRWPRILSALFAGVMLAVAGCIIQRLTGNPMASPEVLGISSGAAFGVVLMLFLVPGNAFGWLMPAGSIGAAVTLMIILVASGRGGFSPHRMLLAGMALSTAFTMLLMMLQASGDPRMAKILTWISGSTYNATASQVAWSGSVMIVLLAIVPLCRRWMTILPLGGETARAVGLALTPTRVALLLLAACLTATATMTIGPLSFVGLMAPHIARMMGFRRTMPHIVMSALTGGVILVFADWCGRMVLFPYQIPAGLLSTFIGAPYFIYLLRKQSR from the coding sequence ATGAGTACGCGTATCGCCCGTTTCCCGGTGCTGCTGTTGTTCCTGCTTTTCCTGGTTGCGCTGGCTCTCACCGGGTTCAATCTCTCGACGGCATTACCGCGCGCACAGTGGGGCGCCGCGCTGGCCTCGCCGGATATCGACAATATTCAGCAGATGCTGTTCCACTACAGCCTGCTGCCGCGTCTGGCGATTTCACTGCTGGTCGGGGCCGGTTTAGGGCTGGTGGGCGTGTTGTTCCAGCAGGTGTTGCGTAACCCGCTGGCAGAGCCGACAACCCTGGGCGTCGCGACGGGGGCTCAGCTCGGGATCACGATAACCACGCTCTGGGCGTTACCCGGGGCGTTAACCGCGCAGTTTGCCGCTCTCGCGGGAGCGTGCGTGGTGGGGGCGCTGGTCTTTGGCGTCGCCTGGGGCAAGCGCCTTTCCCCGGTAACGCTGATCCTGGCCGGGCTGGTCGTCAGCCTCTACTGCGGCGCGATTAATCAGCTGCTGGTGCTGTTCCATCACGATCAGCTGCAAAGCATGTTCCTGTGGAGTACCGGTACGCTCACCCAGACCGACTGGAGCGTTGTGCAGCGCCTGTGGCCGCAGCTGGCGGGCGGCGTCGTGCTGACGCTGCTGCTGCTGCGTCCGCTGACGCTCATGGGGCTGGATGATGGCGTGGCGCGCAACCTGGGGCTGGCGCTGTCGCTGGCTCGCCTGGCGGCGCTCACCCTGGCGATTGTGCTCAGTGCTCTGCTGGTTAACGCGGTCGGCATCATCGGGTTTATTGGCCTCTTTGCGCCCCTGCTGGCGAAAATGCTCGGGGCGCGTCGCCTGCTGGCGCGTCTGCTGCTGGCGCCGCTGATTGGCGCGCTGATCCTCTGGCTTTCCGATCAGATCATTCTCTGGCTGGCGCGCGTCTGGATGGAAGTGTCTACGGGGTCGGCAACGGCGCTTATCGGGGCGCCTCTGCTGCTGTGGCTGCTCCCGCGCCTGCGCAGTATCAGCGCGCCGGCGATGGACGCCGGTGATAAGGTCTATGCTGAACGTCAGTCGGTGCTGTGGTTCAGCCTTGCCGGTCTGGCGGTGTTGCTTATCGCCTCGTTTGCCGCCCTCGCGTTTGGGCGCGATGCCGCAGGCTGGCACTGGGCAACGGGTGACTTACTCAATGAACTATTACAATGGCGCTGGCCGCGTATTCTCTCTGCGTTGTTTGCTGGCGTAATGCTGGCGGTCGCTGGCTGTATTATTCAGCGTCTCACCGGCAACCCGATGGCAAGCCCTGAAGTGCTGGGGATCAGCTCCGGCGCTGCTTTTGGCGTGGTGCTGATGCTGTTCCTGGTGCCGGGCAATGCGTTTGGCTGGCTGATGCCTGCCGGAAGTATCGGTGCGGCGGTCACGCTGATGATTATTCTGGTTGCCTCGGGCCGCGGCGGATTTTCTCCACACCGCATGCTGCTGGCCGGTATGGCCCTCAGCACCGCCTTTACCATGCTGCTGATGATGCTACAGGCGAGCGGCGATCCGCGCATGGCGAAGATCCTGACCTGGATTTCCGGCTCAACGTACAACGCCACCGCCAGCCAGGTTGCCTGGTCAGGAAGCGTTATGATCGTGCTGCTGGCAATTGTGCCGCTGTGTCGTCGCTGGATGACCATTTTGCCATTGGGGGGCGAAACCGCGCGTGCGGTTGGCTTAGCGCTGACGCCAACGCGCGTCGCGCTTCTGCTGCTGGCGGCGTGTCTGACGGCAACCGCCACCATGACCATCGGTCCGCTGAGCTTTGTAGGGTTGATGGCACCGCATATCGCCAGAATGATGGGTTTCCGCCGAACGATGCCGCATATTGTGATGTCGGCCCTGACGGGCGGGGTCATTCTGGTGTTTGCCGACTGGTGTGGAAGGATGGTGCTGTTCCCGTATCAGATCCCGGCGGGCCTGCTGTCGACCTTTATCGGAGCGCCGTACTTTATCTATCTGTTGAGAAAGCAGAGTCGGTAA
- a CDS encoding fimbrial protein: MNLRRSVNTFLASVLLLLAGIFFHSARAECTFNGSSDVDAVVTFQLPPVIIVQPDTPVGTVIYDASVESKEVLVDCSGEAQIRRGYLYLTDTDAREDVMTGVYQTNVPGIGIRAASSNEQFPSYNEEDILRPMHYLGSTHGSSQSKSVFRAAAQLVVTGDIHEGYLDTSRLTSMDILGNAVIGEMRFSPASVRITTNTCNLVDRNIYVPLKTVNTQDFNGQYSDILTDSSFRIEITDCAAGTKVDYQFTSAGSTGVTNGNILGIAAGDSAADGVGIQILDQNNTVLQFDQNYTAITSTQDKVPVEIPLKARYIKTGEIKAGKVDSVATFEVFYR, encoded by the coding sequence ATGAATTTACGCCGTTCAGTCAACACGTTTCTTGCATCTGTGCTGCTTCTGCTGGCGGGCATCTTTTTCCATTCAGCCCGGGCAGAATGTACCTTTAACGGCAGTTCTGACGTGGATGCCGTGGTGACGTTTCAACTTCCTCCGGTGATTATTGTCCAGCCCGATACGCCCGTCGGCACCGTGATTTATGATGCCAGCGTTGAAAGTAAAGAGGTGTTGGTGGACTGTAGCGGTGAAGCGCAAATTCGGCGCGGATATCTGTATCTGACCGATACCGACGCGCGGGAGGATGTGATGACCGGGGTTTACCAGACCAACGTGCCGGGTATTGGCATCCGTGCGGCATCGTCGAACGAGCAGTTCCCCAGCTACAACGAGGAAGATATCCTCAGGCCGATGCACTATCTGGGATCGACACATGGAAGCTCGCAAAGCAAATCGGTATTTCGTGCCGCCGCACAGCTGGTGGTGACGGGCGATATCCATGAAGGGTATCTCGATACCTCACGATTAACCTCAATGGACATTCTGGGCAACGCGGTGATAGGTGAGATGCGTTTTTCTCCTGCCAGCGTTCGCATTACAACCAACACCTGTAACCTGGTTGACCGAAACATTTATGTGCCGCTGAAAACGGTCAACACCCAGGACTTTAACGGCCAGTACTCAGACATACTCACGGACAGCAGCTTCAGGATTGAAATCACCGACTGTGCGGCGGGCACAAAGGTTGATTATCAGTTTACCAGCGCGGGTTCAACGGGGGTCACGAACGGCAATATTCTCGGCATTGCTGCCGGAGACTCTGCCGCCGATGGCGTCGGCATACAGATCCTTGACCAGAATAATACGGTGCTGCAGTTTGATCAGAACTACACGGCCATAACCAGTACGCAGGACAAAGTCCCTGTCGAGATCCCGCTCAAGGCCCGCTACATCAAGACGGGAGAGATTAAAGCCGGCAAAGTCGACTCTGTCGCGACGTTCGAAGTCTTTTACCGATAA